From Streptomyces durmitorensis, a single genomic window includes:
- a CDS encoding WD40/YVTN/BNR-like repeat-containing protein, with protein sequence MKSLGKTRGARSVGRAVSVGLCGVALAATALTAPGLAQEASAAPEGQSRHGGGWDLKDSGTDARFRGLAAVSRSTAWVAGAKGTVLRTSDGGRKWREVSPPGAEGLEFRDIEAFDGRRAVVLAIGEGEASRVFRTADGGATWTESFRNTDPKAFYDCMTFFDRSHGLAMSDPVDGKYRILSTADGGRSWKVLPSDGMPAAQEGEAGFAASGQCLVSSGPRDVWLATGGAARARVLHSADRGRTWTATDAPIPAGAPARGVFGLAFRDRTHGIAVGGDYTPDQPSPKAAATTGDGGRTWTTAAEPPPAYRSGVAWLPGSRRGALAVGPTGTDVTSDGGRTWRTVDPGSYDTVDCTRDRACWASGEKGRIARWEGK encoded by the coding sequence ATGAAGTCCTTGGGGAAGACGAGAGGGGCGCGGTCCGTGGGCCGTGCGGTGTCGGTGGGGCTGTGCGGGGTGGCTCTCGCCGCGACGGCGCTCACCGCGCCAGGGCTCGCCCAGGAGGCCTCAGCGGCCCCGGAGGGGCAGTCGCGGCACGGCGGTGGCTGGGATCTCAAGGACAGCGGCACCGACGCGCGCTTCCGCGGTCTCGCCGCCGTCAGCCGGAGCACCGCCTGGGTGGCCGGCGCGAAAGGCACCGTGCTGCGCACCTCGGACGGCGGGCGCAAGTGGCGCGAGGTCTCACCGCCCGGTGCCGAAGGGCTGGAGTTCCGTGACATCGAGGCCTTCGACGGCCGTCGCGCTGTGGTCCTCGCCATCGGTGAGGGCGAGGCGTCACGGGTCTTTCGCACGGCGGACGGCGGGGCGACCTGGACGGAGTCCTTCCGGAACACCGATCCCAAGGCCTTCTACGACTGCATGACCTTCTTCGACCGGAGCCACGGCCTGGCGATGAGCGACCCCGTGGACGGCAAGTACCGCATCCTGTCCACCGCCGACGGCGGCCGCTCCTGGAAGGTCCTGCCCAGCGACGGCATGCCCGCCGCCCAGGAGGGCGAGGCGGGCTTCGCCGCGAGCGGCCAGTGCCTGGTGAGCTCCGGCCCCCGCGACGTGTGGCTGGCCACGGGCGGAGCGGCACGCGCGCGTGTCCTGCACTCCGCCGACCGAGGCCGCACCTGGACGGCCACCGACGCGCCGATCCCGGCGGGCGCCCCGGCCCGCGGCGTCTTCGGCCTCGCCTTCCGTGACCGTACGCACGGCATCGCGGTCGGCGGCGACTACACCCCCGACCAGCCCTCCCCGAAGGCCGCGGCCACCACGGGCGACGGCGGCCGCACCTGGACCACGGCCGCCGAACCCCCGCCCGCCTACCGCTCCGGGGTGGCCTGGCTGCCCGGGAGCCGCCGGGGCGCGCTCGCGGTCGGGCCGACCGGCACGGACGTCACGTCGGACGGCGGGCGCACCTGGCGGACGGTCGACCCGGGGTCGTACGACACCGTGGACTGCACGCGGGACCGGGCCTGTTGGGCGTCCGGTGAGAAGGGCCGGATCGCGCGCTGGGAGGGGAAGTAG
- a CDS encoding SsgA family sporulation/cell division regulator has translation MSNSIEQAVEARLVAAAPRMQSIPATLHYDRGDPFAVRMSFPAPATLEGIEVYWTFARELLAQGMEQAVGDGDVRVRPYGFDRTVVEFHAPEGTAIVHIRTGELRRFLHRSLTLVPVGDEHLHVDLDQDLADLMRDAC, from the coding sequence TTGTCCAACAGCATCGAGCAAGCCGTAGAGGCCCGCCTCGTCGCCGCCGCGCCGCGGATGCAGTCCATCCCCGCGACGCTGCACTACGACCGGGGCGATCCGTTCGCCGTCCGGATGAGTTTTCCCGCCCCCGCCACCCTGGAGGGCATCGAGGTCTACTGGACCTTCGCCCGCGAGCTGCTCGCCCAAGGCATGGAGCAGGCGGTGGGCGACGGCGACGTACGCGTCCGGCCGTACGGCTTCGACCGCACGGTCGTGGAGTTCCACGCGCCCGAGGGCACGGCGATCGTCCACATCCGCACCGGCGAACTGCGCCGCTTCCTGCACCGTTCCCTGACCCTGGTGCCCGTCGGCGACGAGCACCTGCACGTCGACCTGGACCAGGACCTCGCCGACCTGATGCGGGACGCCTGCTGA
- a CDS encoding GOLPH3/VPS74 family protein, with the protein MPYGSLSLPTRIFLLAWDTGRDRITGAPDLHFAVRACALAELAQRGLLSDVDGIATPVFGARTGDLSLDGVLELIEESRPRRWRGWITHKARATQDGVRDQLVSEGYLRTERTRVLGIFPSRRYELERAGYVEVLHAEALAVLRGPVPVSEVPAGDAALVVCAATGKLRGVISGKERRQYKERLDALTDRSGAPAPELPELMRGLRKALASAVSSAEAARASSGGGGGGG; encoded by the coding sequence ATGCCTTATGGCTCGCTCTCACTGCCGACCCGGATCTTCCTGCTCGCCTGGGACACCGGTCGGGACAGGATCACCGGCGCCCCCGACCTGCACTTCGCCGTGCGGGCCTGCGCGCTCGCGGAGCTGGCCCAGCGCGGACTCCTCTCGGACGTGGACGGCATCGCCACCCCGGTCTTCGGCGCACGCACCGGCGACCTGTCGCTCGACGGCGTCCTGGAGCTCATCGAGGAGTCACGGCCCCGCAGATGGCGCGGCTGGATCACGCACAAGGCCCGCGCCACGCAGGACGGCGTGCGCGACCAGCTGGTCTCCGAGGGCTATCTGCGGACGGAGCGCACCCGGGTCCTCGGGATCTTCCCCTCCCGGCGCTACGAGCTGGAGCGTGCCGGATACGTCGAGGTCCTGCACGCCGAGGCGCTCGCGGTCCTGCGCGGTCCGGTGCCGGTGTCCGAGGTTCCCGCGGGCGACGCGGCCCTGGTGGTGTGCGCGGCGACGGGCAAGCTGCGCGGCGTCATCTCGGGCAAGGAACGCAGGCAGTACAAGGAGCGGCTCGATGCGCTCACCGACCGCAGCGGGGCCCCGGCTCCCGAGCTGCCCGAGCTGATGCGGGGGCTGCGCAAGGCGCTGGCCTCGGCGGTGTCGTCGGCGGAGGCGGCAAGGGCGTCGTCCGGCGGCGGGGGCGGGGGCGGCTGA
- a CDS encoding ABC-F family ATP-binding cassette domain-containing protein produces MSTSPTSITCASLGFDWPDGTHVFDGLQVAFGPGRTGLIGVNGSGKSTLLKLVAGELTPSEGSVRVAGDIGYLPQNVTLDTRLRVDEVLGIAPARAALHAIEAGDVAEEHFTTVGDDWDVEERAVATLDQLGLGHIGLDRTTGEVSGGESVLLRLAALLLRRPDVLLLDEPTNNLDLYARRRLYAAVDAWSGVLVVVSHDRELLDLVDQIADLRDGEVTWYGGNFTAYEEALAAEQEAAERMVRVAESDLKKQKRELSDAHVKLARRKRYGQKMWDTKREPKVVMGERKRQAQVSAGKHRIMHEEKLSEAKERLDDAVEAVRDDDEIRVDLPFTAVPPGRTVLTLRELTLHYGARVQGEFELRGPERVALVGRNGAGKTTLLRTIAGELAAVEGEALAHVPLRFLPQRLDVLDEALTVAENVARFAPDATNNRIRARLARFLFKGARADQPAATLSGGERFRAALAALLLAEPAPQLLMLDEPTNNLDMASVKQLATALESYEGALIVASHDVPFLESIGITRWLLLDGEMKEITTEAVGYFG; encoded by the coding sequence ATGTCTACTTCCCCCACCTCCATCACCTGCGCGTCGCTCGGCTTCGACTGGCCGGACGGCACCCATGTCTTCGACGGGCTCCAGGTGGCCTTCGGTCCCGGCAGGACCGGGCTCATCGGCGTCAACGGATCAGGGAAGTCAACCCTGTTGAAGCTCGTCGCCGGTGAGCTCACGCCGAGCGAGGGCAGCGTCCGCGTCGCAGGGGACATCGGGTACCTGCCGCAGAACGTCACCCTCGACACGCGTCTGCGCGTCGACGAGGTCCTCGGTATCGCGCCGGCTCGCGCCGCCCTGCACGCCATCGAGGCGGGCGACGTGGCCGAGGAGCACTTCACGACGGTCGGCGACGACTGGGACGTCGAGGAGCGCGCCGTGGCGACCCTCGACCAGCTCGGCCTCGGCCACATCGGCCTCGACCGGACGACCGGGGAGGTCTCGGGCGGCGAGTCCGTGCTGCTGCGCCTCGCCGCGCTGCTCCTTCGCCGGCCCGACGTGCTCCTGCTCGACGAACCCACCAACAACCTCGACCTGTACGCCCGTCGGCGCCTGTACGCGGCCGTCGACGCCTGGTCCGGAGTCCTGGTCGTGGTCAGCCACGACCGTGAACTCCTCGACCTGGTCGACCAGATCGCCGATCTGCGGGACGGAGAGGTCACGTGGTACGGAGGCAACTTCACCGCGTACGAGGAGGCGCTGGCCGCCGAACAGGAGGCGGCGGAGCGCATGGTGCGCGTCGCCGAGTCCGATCTGAAGAAGCAGAAGCGCGAACTGTCCGATGCGCACGTCAAGTTGGCCCGGCGCAAGCGCTACGGCCAGAAGATGTGGGACACCAAGCGCGAGCCGAAGGTCGTCATGGGCGAGCGCAAGCGCCAGGCCCAGGTGTCCGCCGGCAAGCACCGCATCATGCACGAGGAGAAACTCAGCGAGGCGAAGGAGCGCCTCGACGACGCCGTAGAGGCGGTGCGGGACGACGACGAGATCCGCGTCGACCTGCCGTTCACCGCGGTCCCGCCGGGCCGCACCGTGCTCACCCTGCGCGAGCTCACGCTGCACTACGGCGCGCGCGTGCAGGGCGAGTTCGAGCTGCGCGGGCCCGAGCGGGTCGCGCTGGTCGGCCGCAACGGCGCGGGCAAGACCACGCTCCTGCGGACGATCGCCGGAGAGCTGGCGGCCGTGGAGGGAGAGGCGCTCGCACACGTCCCGCTGCGTTTCCTGCCACAGCGCCTCGACGTGCTCGACGAGGCGCTGACCGTCGCCGAGAACGTGGCGCGCTTCGCGCCCGACGCCACCAACAACCGGATCCGGGCCCGCCTGGCCCGCTTCCTGTTCAAGGGGGCACGGGCCGACCAGCCCGCGGCGACCCTGTCGGGCGGCGAACGGTTCCGGGCGGCGCTGGCCGCGCTGCTGCTCGCGGAGCCCGCGCCGCAGCTCCTGATGCTCGACGAGCCGACGAACAACCTCGACATGGCGAGCGTGAAACAGCTGGCCACGGCCCTGGAGTCGTACGAGGGAGCGCTGATCGTGGCCAGTCACGACGTGCCGTTCCTGGAGTCGATCGGCATCACACGCTGGCTGCTTCTCGATGGAGAAATGAAAGAAATCACGACAGAAGCTGTCGGGTATTTTGGCTAG
- a CDS encoding ATP-binding cassette domain-containing protein yields MHQYITITGARENNLKEVNLRIPKDRLTVFTGVSGSGKSSVVFDTIAVESQRQLNETFTWFVRNRLPKYERPHADTIEELSPAIVVDQRPIGGHSRSTVGTMTDIYSVMRVLFSRHGTPSAGPATAYSFNDPSGMCPRCHGLGKTVRPDYDRILDPAKSLADGAILFPPFAVGTWQGQTYTNTPDLDTHKPVGQFTEEEREFLMRGGKSGGKVNVDNTGGARDIDYEGLADRFERLYLNRDLSALSQKTRDLVQRFLVEGECDACDGARLNEAALATRIDGLNIADCSRMEVTDLIAALERIDDPVAGPIAAAAVAALERIEAIGLGYLSLGRETSTLSGGEGQRLKTVRHLGSSLTGMTYIFDEPSVGLHPRDVSRLNDLLLRLRDKGNTVLVVEHDPDVIAVADHVVDMGPTAGTGGGLVVFEGTPDELRRADTLTGRHLRRSTGVKESPREAIGGRWVKGADLHNLKDVSVRVPTGVLTAVTGVAGSGKSTLVSGAFVAEHPNAVVVDQSGIGVSGRSTPATYLGIMDSLRKLFARETGQDAGLFSFNSSGACESCQGRGIIYSDLAFMDPVTTTCEACEGRRFKEEVLRLTVGSSSIADVLDMTAERALDFLATVDDTAVRRRLRALHDVGLTYLTLGQPLSTLSGGERQRIKLATQLHRTGTTYVLDEPTTGLHMADVDGLLALLDRLVDAGNTVIVVEHNLEVVKHADWVIDLGPDGGKHGGRIVFEGTPGQLLDADGSFTAAHLRRDLGLDPSHAA; encoded by the coding sequence ATGCACCAATACATCACGATCACCGGAGCCCGTGAGAACAACCTCAAGGAGGTGAACCTGCGCATTCCGAAGGACCGGCTCACGGTCTTCACCGGCGTCTCGGGGTCGGGGAAGTCGTCGGTCGTGTTCGACACGATCGCGGTCGAGTCGCAGCGCCAGCTGAACGAGACCTTCACGTGGTTCGTCCGCAACCGGCTGCCGAAGTACGAGCGGCCGCACGCGGACACCATCGAGGAGCTCTCGCCCGCGATCGTCGTCGACCAGCGGCCGATCGGCGGCCACTCCCGGTCCACGGTGGGCACGATGACGGACATCTACTCGGTGATGCGCGTGCTGTTCTCGCGGCACGGCACACCGAGTGCCGGTCCCGCGACCGCGTACTCGTTCAACGACCCGTCGGGCATGTGCCCCCGGTGCCACGGCCTGGGCAAGACGGTACGGCCCGACTACGACCGCATCCTGGACCCCGCCAAGTCCCTGGCGGACGGCGCGATCCTCTTCCCGCCGTTCGCCGTGGGGACCTGGCAGGGCCAGACGTACACCAACACGCCCGACCTGGACACGCACAAGCCGGTGGGGCAATTCACCGAGGAGGAACGGGAGTTCCTCATGCGCGGCGGGAAGAGCGGCGGCAAGGTCAACGTCGACAACACCGGCGGCGCGCGGGACATCGACTACGAAGGGCTCGCCGACCGCTTCGAGCGGCTCTACCTCAACCGCGACCTCTCCGCGCTCTCCCAGAAGACGCGCGACCTGGTGCAGCGCTTCCTCGTCGAGGGCGAGTGCGACGCCTGCGACGGGGCGCGGCTCAACGAGGCGGCGCTCGCCACCCGTATCGACGGGCTGAACATCGCCGACTGCTCGCGCATGGAGGTCACCGACCTCATCGCCGCCCTGGAGCGGATCGACGACCCGGTGGCGGGCCCGATCGCGGCGGCTGCCGTGGCCGCCCTGGAGCGGATCGAGGCGATCGGACTCGGCTACCTCAGCCTCGGCCGCGAGACGTCCACGCTCTCCGGCGGCGAGGGCCAGCGCCTGAAGACGGTGCGGCACCTCGGCTCCAGCCTGACCGGCATGACGTACATCTTCGACGAGCCGAGCGTCGGCCTGCACCCGCGCGACGTGAGCCGGCTCAACGACCTGCTGCTGCGCCTGCGCGACAAGGGCAACACCGTCCTGGTCGTCGAGCACGACCCGGACGTGATCGCCGTCGCGGACCATGTCGTCGACATGGGTCCGACGGCGGGCACGGGCGGCGGTCTGGTCGTCTTCGAGGGGACACCGGACGAGCTGCGCCGCGCGGACACGCTCACGGGCCGGCACCTGCGCCGCTCCACCGGCGTCAAGGAGAGCCCGCGTGAGGCCATCGGCGGGCGCTGGGTCAAGGGCGCCGATCTGCACAACCTCAAGGACGTGAGCGTGCGCGTGCCGACCGGGGTGCTCACCGCCGTGACGGGCGTCGCGGGCTCGGGCAAGAGCACGCTGGTGTCGGGGGCGTTCGTCGCCGAGCATCCGAACGCCGTGGTCGTCGACCAGTCGGGCATCGGCGTCTCGGGCCGTTCGACCCCGGCGACGTACCTCGGGATCATGGACTCGCTGCGCAAGCTCTTCGCGCGGGAGACCGGCCAGGACGCGGGCCTGTTCAGCTTCAACTCCAGTGGCGCGTGCGAGAGTTGCCAGGGCCGCGGGATCATCTACAGCGACCTGGCGTTCATGGATCCGGTGACCACGACCTGCGAGGCGTGCGAGGGGCGCCGCTTCAAGGAGGAGGTGCTCCGGCTCACCGTCGGCTCCAGCTCCATCGCCGACGTGCTCGACATGACGGCCGAGCGCGCCCTGGACTTCCTGGCCACCGTCGACGACACGGCGGTACGCCGCAGGCTGCGGGCCCTGCACGACGTGGGGCTCACCTACCTGACGCTCGGGCAGCCGCTGAGCACCCTGTCGGGCGGCGAGCGCCAGCGCATCAAGCTCGCCACGCAGCTGCACCGGACGGGCACCACGTACGTCCTGGACGAGCCGACGACCGGCCTGCACATGGCGGACGTGGACGGCCTGCTCGCCCTCCTGGACCGGCTCGTCGACGCGGGGAACACCGTGATCGTCGTCGAGCACAACCTGGAGGTCGTCAAGCACGCGGACTGGGTGATCGACCTCGGCCCCGACGGCGGCAAGCACGGCGGCCGGATCGTCTTCGAGGGCACGCCGGGGCAGCTGCTCGACGCGGACGGCTCGTTCACCGCCGCTCATCTGCGACGAGACCTGGGCCTGGACCCCTCCCACGCTGCATGA
- the ddaH gene encoding dimethylargininase, protein MPSKKALIRRPGPRLAEGLVTHVERTPVDAGLALEQWEAYADALRAHGWETVEVEPADDCPDAVFVEDAVVVFRNVALIARPGAESRRPETEGVEEAVARLGASVNWVWEPGTLDGGDILKVGDTIYVGRGGRTNAAGVRQLRAAFEPLGARVVAVPVAKVLHLKSAVTALPDGTVIGYPPLVDTPSLFPRFLPVPEESGAHVVLLGGAKLLMAASAPKSAELLADLGFDPVMVDISEFEKLEGCVTCLSVRLRELYA, encoded by the coding sequence GTGCCCAGCAAGAAAGCGCTGATCCGCCGTCCAGGACCGCGCCTCGCCGAAGGCCTGGTCACGCACGTCGAGCGGACCCCGGTCGACGCGGGGCTCGCTCTTGAGCAGTGGGAGGCGTACGCCGACGCGCTGCGGGCGCACGGCTGGGAGACGGTCGAGGTGGAACCCGCCGACGACTGCCCGGACGCGGTCTTCGTCGAGGACGCGGTCGTCGTCTTCCGCAATGTGGCACTGATCGCCCGTCCCGGCGCCGAGTCCCGGCGGCCGGAGACGGAGGGCGTGGAGGAGGCGGTGGCGCGGCTCGGCGCCTCCGTGAACTGGGTGTGGGAGCCGGGGACGCTGGACGGCGGCGACATCCTCAAGGTCGGTGACACGATCTACGTGGGCCGGGGCGGGCGAACGAACGCCGCCGGGGTACGACAGCTGCGGGCCGCCTTCGAACCGCTCGGGGCGCGGGTCGTGGCCGTACCCGTGGCCAAGGTCCTGCATCTGAAGTCGGCGGTGACGGCGCTGCCGGACGGCACGGTCATCGGCTACCCGCCGCTGGTGGACACGCCCTCGCTCTTCCCGCGCTTCCTGCCGGTGCCCGAGGAGTCCGGGGCCCACGTGGTGCTGCTCGGCGGCGCGAAGCTGCTGATGGCGGCGAGCGCGCCGAAGAGCGCGGAGCTGCTCGCGGACCTCGGTTTCGACCCCGTGATGGTGGACATCAGCGAGTTCGAGAAGCTCGAAGGCTGTGTGACATGCCTCTCAGTGCGGCTGAGGGAGCTGTACGCGTGA
- a CDS encoding acyl-ACP desaturase translates to MTITSPHLGSTDDWTDARLLFALEEVVEKELNRHLKVAKDWMPHEYVPFSDARNFPGYFEDGEAWQPEQSKVTDIGKIALVVNLLTEDNLPSYHHEIASLFGRDGAWGTWVHRWTAEEGRHGIVMRDYLLASRAVDPDKLEQFRMAHMAEGFESDNRHSMLHSVAYVAFQELATRVSHRNTGHQSGDPVCDRMLARIATDENLHMVFYRNLLGAAFELAPDLTMQSVRDVVVNFRMPGHGMPGFERAAAQMAIGEIYNMRIHHDDVIQPVLRYLKVMEIGGLGPEGLKAQEELGLYMNGLDSEASKFDEKLAARKARMAARGK, encoded by the coding sequence GTGACGATCACCTCTCCTCATCTCGGCAGCACGGACGACTGGACCGATGCCCGGTTGCTGTTCGCCCTGGAAGAAGTGGTCGAGAAGGAGCTCAACCGCCATCTGAAGGTGGCCAAGGACTGGATGCCGCACGAGTACGTCCCGTTCTCCGACGCCCGGAACTTCCCCGGCTACTTCGAGGACGGCGAGGCCTGGCAGCCCGAGCAGTCCAAGGTCACCGACATCGGCAAGATCGCCCTTGTCGTCAACCTGCTGACCGAGGACAACCTCCCCAGCTACCACCACGAGATCGCGTCCCTCTTCGGCCGCGACGGCGCCTGGGGCACCTGGGTGCACCGCTGGACCGCCGAGGAGGGCCGCCACGGCATCGTGATGCGCGACTACCTCCTGGCCTCGCGCGCCGTGGACCCGGACAAGCTCGAGCAGTTCCGCATGGCGCACATGGCCGAGGGCTTCGAGTCGGACAACCGGCACTCGATGCTGCACTCGGTCGCGTACGTGGCCTTCCAGGAGCTCGCGACCCGCGTCTCGCACCGCAACACCGGCCACCAGTCGGGCGACCCCGTCTGCGACCGCATGCTGGCGCGCATCGCGACCGACGAGAACCTGCACATGGTCTTCTACCGCAACCTCCTGGGCGCGGCCTTCGAACTCGCCCCGGACCTCACGATGCAGTCCGTGCGCGATGTCGTCGTCAACTTCCGGATGCCCGGACACGGCATGCCCGGCTTCGAGCGGGCCGCCGCGCAGATGGCGATCGGCGAGATCTACAACATGCGCATCCACCACGACGACGTGATCCAGCCCGTCCTTCGCTACCTCAAGGTCATGGAGATCGGTGGGCTCGGCCCCGAGGGTCTGAAGGCCCAGGAAGAGCTCGGTCTGTACATGAACGGACTCGACAGCGAGGCCAGCAAGTTCGACGAGAAGCTGGCCGCTCGCAAGGCGCGGATGGCGGCTCGGGGCAAGTAG